ATGCCTAAGCGTCTAtgaaattgtataaaatttttgACAATGGAGGAGATTTGTGGaggtgatattttttaaaaaattccaatggGAGAAGGCAAAATTTGCTTTACCACTGTTTGTAGACAGCTGGTAACCAAGTCCGGAGGTCAGATTCCTGCCATGACTCTGGGAAATGATGTCATAGCTCATCTGGACACTGGCTGCATTGGTAGTTCTCAAAGTTCTTCTGGCAATTCTATTaatatgcagccagggttgaaaTCCACCGATCCAAGCAGCCGAGAACAAGAGAGTCTCAAGAAAAGATTGCCAAGCATGACAGAAAATAGACCGAGCAGAGAAGCCTACAGGGACCTTGTGGGCAGGTATAAGAGACATCTTTTCAGTACATCTATGGAGTGATGATCATGGACTGATCCCCTGAACCCACCACTCAGCAGCTGCTTATCCCTGCAGAAGACCCCAAAAACTCTGTAATACATGGGAAAATACCCAAGAAGTTGaatttaaattggatttttttaaaaaagatgcatTTCTTCCACACCTGGGTTTGTGGTATGATATTTACATCTACAATGCACCTTGAAATTCattgaaaattattaatatttttgatgtagaaggaaaaatagtgcagcagagagaaggaacaattttttttccaaagtataCTTTGATTAATGAAAGGGCAAGGAAAAGAATTCTTAGTCCCTAAAACTTTGCCCCATATTCAGTAGCTAACGTTGTCTCCAGTAATTTTATGACTCTACCTAGAGTTACACAATTTTACTCTTTAATTCTCTGACTAGCAGGATATCATGCCTCATTTAGATTCTGGAACCCATCCTGCCAGACTAATTACCTCTTCTAGTGAGCCAAAGGGTAAGACAAATGATTCCATGACAACACTTAAGCATATATCTTGCTTGTCCTGATGTCTTATGTATTTGCTTATGTAAGATAAATGACTCCTTTTCAACACGCCCAATATTTTGGTCTTTCTCAATTAAgtctgaaaaataaagccatcttaGGAAAAGCGTATCTAAATTattggttttcttgtttttattgctattatttgaagacatttacatttatttggcCTATATCATTAAtgtattactaatttttaaaatacagttttatattgCCAAGGGTTTGCCTTATTGAAGTCTTGCTGGTGGTTTGTAGAATGGAATGAGGGTTTGACATTAACATCTAGGCTTGAGTTATCTCTGATTTAATGCTTCAGAGTTATTAGATGATCTTTTGAGGACAGaacttcattttcaaattaaCCCCGCACGGAAATAGACAACATCATTGAAAATatgtaactattttattttattattttattataataagcATGGACCTAAAATAAATACTTGGTGAACAAATTTAATCTCTTCACTGAAATTGTATGTTGTAAATGAAATacatctttattataaaataaacacaatatttgaagagttaaaattgaatatataaaCATTAATTGTTTCACAAGACACCGGAGATATTCGGAAGCATCCCATAGGGGTGGTCTTGCCCCACAAACACTTGTCCATCCATCTCCCCCAAGCCCCACACTTATGACCCCATATTGGCATGTTAAATACATGCGAAGTGAAGCATTGAGAAAATAATGCATGTAattcaagcaaaacaaaatgctttatccgtacctatttatttattcgAGAATACAAACGGAGGTACTTACTTTGGCCTGACTAACTTCCTGGATCATGACCTTGGTTCTTCATTTTACTTTGAGTGGGTAGACCTGTGCAATGACTAAAGAATAAAACAGGGAACAGAAACCACTCCCTTCAACACCCAAACCTCAATTCCCTAACTGGGACTGTATTTCCTGTTGATGAGAATTGAGTGTTCATAGTATTCTATTGATATGTCTTATCAAGACAGATAATTCTGTTTGTTTGTAGGTGCACATACTAGGTTCTGAaagcatattatttttcatttataaattattttcctttgaatatataattCTAAGCAAGTTTAACAGTATCAGTTAGATGCTTTAATACCATCTTCTTAAGTAGCCTAACAGAAATCAGAGCTCCCTTCTCCCTAAAAGCGTTTAATTTCTAGTACATTTGAGTTTCCTAAAGGAGAAACAACTCTTTTCACTGaccaaacattttcatattttggtaAATTCAATTAAAAGTCCTTATTTGATGTCTATTATTTGCAgcttgttttcaaaagaaaacacgTCATCATTTTAGTTGTTACCGTGCTAGTATAAGAAataatttggagaaaaaataagTTAGGTTATAGTTTAGAATATGTTTTATTGCTAGGGCTTATCAATTACAATAGAGGTCGGATTCCTTAACAGATAATATACGGTTGTGGACAAAAAAAGAGTCTATCATTATACTAAGGATTATGGACATACTTGATTTTAGACGACACAAATTGGAATGGGGATTATTTGAGTCCAGTAATagtaaatgcatttaatacacatGAGGTCAGAATGTCTAAAGCAAGTCATTTTTATTCCTACCACAGGTGACTACAATCTATATACCCTTTAAACTTTtcatctcaatttaaaaacagtCGTAAAGCAAGTTCTCCTGCCTGACGTACTTACAGTTTCTGGCAAGCCTCTATAAAACACATTGATCATAACCCACAGTTTGAGTGAAAAGCAGGTGTTAGACGTAACTGGTGGAGGTCTTACTAAGCACTGTCCCGTTCTGTTGTAGCTTATCTGTTTGTGGCGCAGGATGCACAGCGGCTGGATGTCCGTGCTTTAGCTTCTTTCTGTTGCAACAGCAGAACCCACAAAGCAGACCCCCTCCGATGAAGAGGACAGCGGTACTTGCCCAGCCAAGGAAGAGTGCCGCTCCCAGCTCTCGTTTCTGAGCCACGTGGACGGCTGGATTGTAGAAATCCCTGATGATGATATTGGCTGTCCAGCACACCGGAATGAGAACGAAGATGCCCGTCAAGATAAAGAGGACTCCAGAAGTCCCCAGAAGATATGTTTTAACCCTCTCGTTAGAGCCTTTGCACTGAATCTTTTTCGTGCCGGAAATGCCAATAAGCAGAGCAATCAGAGATAAGGCAACAGCTACACACATGAGGGCGCGGGCTGCTTCCAGGCCAGGTGGGAGAGCCAGCAAAGAATTGTAGAACTTGCACTGCAGCCTAACCGTGACTTGTCGGATGCAGTTCATCCAGAGCCCTTCCCAGGTCCTTTCAAAGACAATAAGGTTGCTGCCAACAAAAGCTGATACTTTCCACTGGGGCAGAAGTGCTGTGGCCAGAGTCCCCACCATGCCGAAGAACCCAAGAACCAGTCCAACGATTTGCAGTGGGTCAAATGCCATCGCCTCTGCTTTACATAAGGATCCAATCTGCAAGGGAAGCTGCTCACGACCCAGAACGGGGAGTCCTCTGTGAGGCTACAGCGATCCCTGATGATGTTCTCCACTGTTACTGCCCAGAACATTTTAGTCCAAACCGACAGCAGTGACTGAACGTGGCTCAACTAGAAGTACCTGTTATACATGCATGCTGCCCTCATACACTCGCATTCACTTCATACTACGTATGAATTACTTACTAATCATGCATAATTGTTTCTCAGCCAATAAGAACGTATCCAGAGGTGTGCCAAGAAATACTGCATTCAGCTTTAGTACTTCTCATATTATTATTGTCTAAGCAATGCTGTAATTATGTGTCAAAACTTCCATTGTGGATTGCTAATTACGGAGCTGAAAACTTCTTGTCTAAAAATCACTCtgatataaaagtataaatatatgtgttaagCCACCACAGAAGAAAACACCAACACCTTGCCAGTTCTTTGGAGAGCGTTTGCAAAACACTTTGGGCTTCAGAtgatctattattttcttctaatctaAGCCACCTCTCTTTAATATGGTTCATGAATCCTGGTTTTAATAACGACTTCTTGAATCAAATAAATGTTCAGGTATTATTTTCAAGACTTCTACTAAAATCACTGATACTTTATGAAAAGAGGCATCCTAAGCAAGACATGCTGATTTCATAGTTTATTTGTAAGATCCAGAAAGCAAGAACAAGGAGAAGCACTTCTTATTGAATTTACTGGTAATTATTATATTATCTGTTGAGTAACACCTTTCTCTCTGGTGAAATAATGTTTAGGTTATAAATGTTCATTAGATGTTTCTTCAACAGCAGCTTGGAATATATCATATTTATCAAAGCCAAAAATGTATATTCCATTTTTATGGAGCAATATGAAAGTGGCCCTTTGGATTAGATGTGTAATTACTTAAATCCAGGTAACAGAACAATTTTTAGAGATAGAAGGCAGCTTCAAAGTCATCAGGCTTAAGTCTCTCATTTGCTAGATGAGGAATGTGAGGTTTTAAGAGCACCTGGCTAGACTAGCTGCATAGTAACTGATCCAGGAATAGATATGATCTCTAATTTATGAtgcttccctcctctttctaGTCTGACTCAAAAACAGGAGGATAGAAAAGAATTCATAAGAATTTTCATATGAATGGGATTAAACCTGAAATTTAGTGCTATCCCTTAGatagttttcaaattttcaaagcAAGTAAAATTCAATTGAGATGGTTTCAAAATCTGAGAGTCAAGTTGTCATTTTTGATGGTCACATTCCTGCCATGGTTCAGACATGAGGTGGGGAGTAGGCTTAATTTGGGAAGTGtgaacttttcctctttttctttcacattctACTGCAAGGAGTTCATTCCAAGGATGAAAACTATTTGAAAGCAGGCACACCAAGCATGCTCCAGGTGGGAGGTATTACAGTTTCCAAAAGGTCCTCCATTTTAGTCAAATATAAGTCAAGAGATGATGGGTGGTCCAACACTATCCAGGTTTTAAAAACCATTAATTTAATTAGAACATGTGAAAACTATTAAGTTTCCAAGAAGGGTGGTCcatctatgtatgtatctatctatctatctatctatctatctatctatctatctatctatttgtcatctatctatcatctatctatccttGTTGATGATGTTGTTGCTTTCTTAGTACCATCCTAGACCAAATAAGAACTTCTTCTCTAAGAAATGTGAATCACTGCGGAAACAGATGACTTCTGTGTAGTTCATAGTTTCCTAACACCAACTAAGGATGAAGGGTTTTCTCGGCCCTTTGTTTGAGGTTGCTGAGACACAAGTTTAACCATTCCCACCCTGAAGGGATTTGCCAACACCACTCTGACTTAttctttctatttcctcttcctcattctACCTAATTTTTACTCCTGTCTTTATTTTGTCCTGGAAGTTTCCAACTTCCAACTGTTTGATTTTTTATCAGACAGAACATCTGTTCTGTATTACAGATAAACACAAGTAAGAGCATATGTTTACTTAGAATATGGAGGCACATCCTAAGTATAAGTATAATATGAGAAACATAAATAATGCAGGagaattagtttttgttttgctctCACAGTCCAAGCCAATTGTCAACACCATCTTTACTTTCTCTCCTTTACATTTAAGCAGagatattgttttcttctttaacttttctGTGAATCTTATCCCCTACTTCCTCAGGGGCCCTTGGTCCATTGACCATCCCCTACTTTCATTGTACCTATACCCGCTTTGTCTCTCTGAATTGTCCTTTAAAATACAGACATACTCAATTCTCTTCCATATTAAAATTCCATCTTGTCAGATCTGTATTCCCTGCTATGTATTCATATACATCTTTTGGTCCACCTTCACATTTTCCCCTTGCTAGAAATGTGACAGAATTCTGGGACATCCTAACTGCTATCTCCAAAGAACACTTCCATATTCTTGCTTAATTGTCCTTTCTGTAATGTTCAAAATAAACCACCATCTTCTAGATGAGGCAGTAAACAACACATGCTTTGGAGAGAGGTTTGTGTCGGTCTTGGCTTGATGGCTTAACCATCAAATTTGGGTATGTTTTGAACCTTTCAAAGTTGCCTGTTCTACAAAAGTAGGACAATAATGGTACCAACCTCATAGGGCTTCTTTGAAGATTAAGTTTATGGAATATGTTCAAAGACCTGGCTTTGACAAGCACCCAGGAAATGTTTGCTGTAATGTTTGTCTCTTTTGCCTTTGTTATATTATCCTGCTCACTACTTCTCTACATGCTCATCCTCAGTCTTTTCATTCCATAGGTGCCCTGACCCAGGtttgttttgtctggttttttcAGGCTTCCATATATACCTCAATACTCTTTTCTCCCAGCACATGCTTTCTAGGGAGTTTCACCAAGGGCCATAGCTTCTGCTATGACTTATTGTTTCTAATCTTTTATCTTCAGCCCAGGCCTTGCTCTGTTTATCACCCaggtttctttgtttctctcagCCCCTCAGTCAATAGGAACCTGTGGAGACTTATGCACCCAAATGCCTCTTCCAACTTCCAACTGCTAAGAGTGCCAACAGAAAAAGATCTCACCTGTCATCCACCTTCAGGTATTGCCTGAAAACAGCCATCTCACCCAAAGCATTCCCCATTCATGGGGACAGCCTATATCCAATGAATGGCTGATTAATACAGGAGTTGTAAAGGTCTAGTCCACTAGCCCCAACTAGGGGTTAACTCTAAGgggccatcccagctccagagttCACTGTGGGGCTAGCTTAGGCTTTCACTGAGTCTGTACTACAACTTGACTTCTTATTTCCAATTCTCTTCCTGCCCTTCTTTCCCTTAGGGGTTGATCCCAAGAGCACTTTATAAAACCCAATGCACACTGTAATCTCCACCTCAGAGTCTACTTCCCTGGGAGCCCAACTATTGATTGACACCTTATTATAATTCATTAAATATGTTTCCTCTTCTAACATCACTATGCCTTAGTTTGCCTTTCAACATTGCTACTTGAATCATTTCAATAATGTTTTACCTAGTCTCCTTGTCTCTGGTATTACTCTTATGTTGCTCGACCTCCACTAGGGACCATAAAGACTTTGCTGAATCAAATTCTGAACACGCCACCACCTTGCTTAAATATTTTCAGTAGTTCTCTATTTCCTCCAAGATAAAATCCAAATCCCTTAGCACAATGCAAAAGAGCAATCCTTGGCTTGACCCCTGCCCAATTTTAACACATATCTTCTAAACATTACTCCATCCCATGtcttcatagagcttacattttgCTGAGAGTAGTAAATATTAAACAAGCAATTGCAAGCACAAAAATGTGTAATTACAAATTGAGATATAGCTATAGATAAAAAATATAGGGTATAGAAAACATAGGGTATAAAGAGAATGTAAACAGATGACACCTTAATTTTAATTACAAGGTGAAGAAAAGGCTCTCTGACAAAGTGATATTTAAGCCATAACCTGAAGGTTGAGTAGGAATTAGCCAGATGATCAGATAAAGAGTGGATTAAAGAGCATTCTGGGCATGAGAGACTGTCTGGGTGAAGGCACTGAGGCCAAAGAGAGCTTGGAGCCAATGCAGCTGGAAGACCTTGAGCAAGAGAGAAGTGAGAACTGCTGACGGGCAGATGAGGCTGCAAATATAGGCAAAGTCCAGATACGTAGGGCAAGTGAACTATTTAATAATCTTCTCAGAAGATCAAAGCAAAATCAGTTAAAGATTTTAAGCATCAAACTGACATGATCAAAACTGCATTAAAAAACATACTAACtattaaggacctactgtatagcacagggaactccactcaatactctgtaatggcctatatggaaaagaatctaaaaaagagtggatatatgtatatgtataacggattcattttgctgtacacttgaaactaacacaacactgtaaatcaactatactccaataaaactttttaaaaacattgctaTTTGGTGGGAATAGACTAGAAAGGCATACAGTTGAACATGAAGAAGCCAGTTAGAGGGTTACTGCAATAATCCAAATGAGAGATGATGGAAGTTAAGTTAGAAGTATCAATAGTGCAATGTAGAGGACAAGATGGATTGTGCTATGTATAGGAGTTATAACTGACAAGGGTGAGTGATGGACTAGAGGTGGGGAAATGTGTAAGAGATGACTGTCATACCATTGGTATGAGCACCATTGTACCCACAGATGCATGTACTGAGGTATGAGACACTGAAGAATTGGTGACCTTGTAGAAACAGGTCAAGAGTTAAGTTTCAGATGTGAAGTTGAGTAGCCTGTGAGCCATCCCAGTAAAGAACATAGGAAATCAGATTTTGTGGAGCTCATAGGAATAGTCTGGACTACATATATGTAAGAATCCACAACCACCATCCTGTCCACAAATTGTCTATGATTAGATCACTATCAGTGAGAGGAATCTGACAGTACAGACTGCTGACTTACTCTATCATCATGTCCTCTTGAGGCTTGCTCTGAGGTCTTAGAGAATCTAATTTAGGTTGAGGGACTTTTGCAAAAATGTGTCTGAGTTTTACTTGCAGCATCAGCTTCAAGTAAATAGGAGTTGAGGTAGAACATCAGAATGAAAGAATTAGGATTCACAAAGCTTCctcattttgccttatttttctcccCCTTCAAGAGTTTCACTCCTTAAAATGTTCAGATATTCTGCTAACTTATTGTATTCTATTTTGAAAGTTACTGTTATGTCTCCCTCCTTGTCCAGTTCAAGTTTTAACAAGTACAAGTGAATGGAAAAAGTTTGAATTGAACGCCTGTTAGATTGATTTGAAATTGTATGCAAGTAAATGTATgaatacacatgcatatatagaaatttttattcttttattgactTTAATATATGCTATCCCCTCTACATAAAGAACTTTCCCACTTCCCCTCACCCACGTCAACACATACACATTGCCCACTTGAGAATTATTCATTCTCCTTTAGATTTTGATCCAAATTTTGTCACAAGAGAAACTTCTGAATTATCAGAGTATATTACACTCCAAttccaccccccatctctgccattgTTTTAGTCTTTTAtaataatatgcatttttctccataacatttttcactagttctaaataaatatacatttctactTATGTTCATTTAAGTCTGTTTCCCATCTAGAGTATAGATTCTATGCGAACAGAGACCATCTATTTTGTTAACCACTAGAATCACACTGTGTAGCAGAGAGGCTGACCCAGAGTCAGGCAGTAGTAACCTGCCCAGGAAATATTGTTTGAAttaataatgaattaattaataaatgtaatgtTTCATTTAGTTAGGCCATCCACTCATTTAAGGATCAGCATTTAATTATATCTTCCTAAATTATAAATTCACAGTTTGAATACTTTTCTACAGAGTTAAAGACTGGATTTATGTAATGAAATATACTACATAACAATTTAAACatctatttgttaaaaaaaaaaaaaaaagtgttctattCCAGGAATACATTTGGGAGTAATCTAAAGTCCAACTAAATTAGGTTTAATACCACCAACTAGTCAATCAAATTTATCCTATTATCTTGCATTATTACTCAAATTCCAACTGTTTTAAGGCTAGTTACATGCCAGTATTTCAAATGGACTTTTCTGTG
The Physeter macrocephalus isolate SW-GA chromosome 8, ASM283717v5, whole genome shotgun sequence genome window above contains:
- the CLDN17 gene encoding claudin-17 — protein: MAFDPLQIVGLVLGFFGMVGTLATALLPQWKVSAFVGSNLIVFERTWEGLWMNCIRQVTVRLQCKFYNSLLALPPGLEAARALMCVAVALSLIALLIGISGTKKIQCKGSNERVKTYLLGTSGVLFILTGIFVLIPVCWTANIIIRDFYNPAVHVAQKRELGAALFLGWASTAVLFIGGGLLCGFCCCNRKKLKHGHPAAVHPAPQTDKLQQNGTVLSKTSTSYV